In one Nicotiana sylvestris chromosome 8, ASM39365v2, whole genome shotgun sequence genomic region, the following are encoded:
- the LOC104248613 gene encoding uncharacterized protein, whose amino-acid sequence MGKRKGREQKKVSGGRCEGKEVNLGEQVEAGAGAESRFFACYLLTSMCPRFKGHTYIGFTVNPRRRIRQHNGEVRMGAFRTKKKRPWEMVLCIYGFPTNVSALQFEWAWQHPVESRAVRQAAASFKSLGGVANKIKLAYTMLTLPEWQSLNLTVNFFSTKYKMHSAGCPNIPEHMRVQVCALDELPCYTGIDKNEYTTNDWDNSEDYLGSSEKLTDEGSAGSTTSDSSASSAVENIVEHFDWREELYEHAEENSSTHREDPEQTYIIIDSPVNAPSSIQSGCYSITDNLRDIFELDEEFGGELCQQSIHAGLSSEVEVIDVFTPPCYKVSGDSKKIRLSTACPEIIDLTDSPIFV is encoded by the exons atGGGGAAACGGAAGGGGAGAGAGCAGAAGAAAGTTTCTGGAGGAAGATGTGAGGGAAAAGAAGTGAATTTGGGTGAACAAGTTGAAGCAGGAGCTGGAGCAGAAAGCAGATTCTTCGCCTGCTATTTGCTAACGTCTATGTGCCCCAGGTTCAAGGGCCACACTTACATCGG ATTTACAGTGAATCCTCGCCGTAGAATACGACAACACAATGGAGAAGTGAGGATGGGTGCTTTCAGGACAAAGAAGAAGCGTCCTTGGGAGATGGTTTTATGCATTTATGGCTTCCCAACAAACGTATCTGCCCTCCAG TTTGAGTGGGCGTGGCAGCATCCAGTAGAATCCCGTGCAGTTAGACAGGCAGCAGCATCGTTCAAATCTCTTGGAGGAGTTGCTAACAAGATTAAATTGGCATATACAATGCTTACTCTCCCTGAGTGGCAAAG CCTAAATCTCACCGTAAATTTCTTCTCCACAAAATACAAGATGCATTCAGCTGGTTGCCCTAATATTCCAGAGCACATGAGAGTCCAAGTTTGTGCGCTGGACGAACTTCCCTGTTATACAGGAATTGACAAGAATGAGTATACAACCAATGATTGGGACAACAGTGAAGATTATTTGGGGAGCAGTGAAAAGTTAACAGACGAAGGATCTGCAGGATCCACAACTTCTGATAGTTCTGCTAGTAGCGCTGTAGAAAATATTGTTGAACATTTTGATTGGAGAGAAGAACTTTACGAACATGCTGAAGAAAATAGCTCAACCCATAGAGAGGATCCCGAGCAGACATATATTATCATTGACTCGCCGGTGAACGCACCATCCTCAATTCAAAGTGGTTGTTATAGTATAACAGACAACTTAAGGGACATATTTGAATTGGACGAAGAATTTGGTGGTGAACTTTGTCAGCAGAGCATTCATGCTGGTTTGTCTAGTGAAGTTGAGGTTATTGATGTTTTTACTCCTCCATGCTACAAGGTAAGTGGAGACAGCAAGAAAATAAGACTTTCTACTGCTTGTCCTGAAATAATTGATTTGACAGACTCACCTATTTTTGTCTGA